From Candidatus Amoebophilus asiaticus 5a2, the proteins below share one genomic window:
- the trhO gene encoding oxygen-dependent tRNA uridine(34) hydroxylase TrhO, giving the protein MSEKPYHILLYYCYTTIENPEVFREEHHRFCADLGLLGRIIIAKEGLNGTVSGLQVACDEYMQHLKADPRFEAIQFKIDEHPHHAFQKLHVRVKSEIVHADLHHINPKQGSGQYITPHELEQIKDEEDVVLLDVRSNYEHKIGKFKNAVTLDINHFREFKYQISNLSAYKDKKVVTYCTGGIKCEKASAYLLEQGFKNVYQLHGGIIQYANETEGEAFEGKCYVFDNRLVKDINKKEPIVIGTCHICGANCDRMVNCANPLCNVHVPICTNCGETMEGACSKDCKQHPDKRSYNGTGYYTTKLNGYNPYKGLRKKETN; this is encoded by the coding sequence ATGTCAGAAAAACCATATCATATACTTCTCTACTATTGTTATACAACTATTGAAAATCCGGAAGTATTCCGAGAAGAGCATCATCGTTTTTGTGCAGATTTAGGTTTACTAGGCAGAATTATCATAGCTAAAGAAGGGCTTAATGGTACAGTATCGGGATTACAGGTGGCATGTGACGAGTATATGCAGCACTTGAAAGCTGATCCTAGATTTGAAGCCATCCAATTTAAAATCGATGAGCACCCACACCATGCCTTTCAGAAATTACATGTGAGGGTTAAATCAGAAATTGTTCATGCAGATTTACATCATATTAACCCTAAGCAAGGAAGTGGGCAATACATAACTCCCCATGAGCTAGAACAAATAAAAGATGAAGAAGATGTAGTATTGCTAGATGTACGTTCTAATTACGAGCATAAAATTGGCAAGTTTAAAAATGCAGTAACCTTGGATATCAACCATTTTAGGGAATTTAAGTATCAAATATCCAATTTGTCGGCTTATAAAGATAAAAAAGTAGTTACTTATTGTACAGGAGGCATCAAGTGTGAAAAAGCAAGTGCTTACCTATTGGAGCAAGGTTTTAAAAACGTTTATCAGTTACATGGTGGCATTATTCAGTATGCTAATGAGACAGAAGGAGAGGCTTTTGAAGGTAAATGCTATGTATTTGACAATAGGTTAGTAAAGGATATTAATAAAAAAGAACCCATTGTAATTGGAACTTGCCACATATGTGGCGCCAACTGTGACCGTATGGTCAACTGTGCTAATCCCTTATGTAATGTGCACGTGCCTATCTGTACTAATTGTGGTGAAACCATGGAAGGTGCTTGTTCTAAGGATTGCAAACAACACCCAGATAAGCGATCTTATAATGGTACAGGATATTATACTACGAAATTAAACGGATACAATCCTTATAAAGGTCTTCGAAAAAAGGAAACTAATTGA
- a CDS encoding serine aminopeptidase domain-containing protein: protein MIDKKFILSLKSSFLITIFSLFVFTACSDGCKSAPKLPRGKGSNSTAKGTTGKKGTAGNTEKESSKKTNTKPTPTPSNLQKTIVLFHGLGVPEDTGISALGKKLKNDIKDVRVMILKRPNSTTVSTTQQAEEAYATLKEELKKKDMIGSPICLIGDSHGGLVALELYRQYKDDLNIVGIVTNHSPLEGAPGVNVDIDVVNEFKKTVRGLLTSASLFLGGLTLNPSQIDSLPLKEMLTGGIQQPLIDDLTANSSLLNNIRATLTSIQIPVLVLAGYADILTNIDALLGFASQDKRFGQELSKVREQLKELQKEKDKMEEPLKLLINGALSSLEDTFGRIIGDKRNDSFLPYYSQYAEHISVSPSVMRNPKQGYHHFYGMQYHNEVYNDIVRFVNQAFENKK from the coding sequence ATGATAGATAAAAAATTTATACTTAGTCTAAAATCCTCTTTTTTGATAACAATATTCTCACTGTTTGTTTTTACAGCATGCAGTGATGGATGTAAATCAGCTCCCAAATTACCCAGAGGTAAAGGTAGTAATTCAACAGCAAAAGGTACAACAGGAAAGAAAGGTACAGCTGGAAATACTGAAAAGGAAAGTAGTAAGAAAACAAATACTAAACCCACACCTACTCCTTCTAATCTTCAAAAAACAATTGTTTTGTTCCATGGGCTTGGAGTTCCTGAAGATACAGGAATTTCAGCATTAGGTAAGAAATTGAAAAATGATATTAAAGATGTTAGAGTAATGATTTTAAAACGGCCTAATTCTACCACTGTTTCTACTACACAACAGGCAGAAGAAGCTTATGCTACGCTAAAAGAAGAATTGAAAAAAAAGGATATGATTGGCAGCCCTATTTGTCTAATAGGTGATAGCCATGGTGGTTTAGTCGCATTAGAGTTATATCGTCAATACAAAGATGATCTGAATATAGTAGGTATTGTTACTAACCACTCTCCGTTAGAAGGAGCACCAGGTGTAAATGTAGATATTGATGTTGTTAATGAGTTTAAAAAAACAGTTAGAGGTTTATTGACATCCGCATCGTTATTCCTAGGAGGGCTAACTTTAAATCCTAGCCAAATAGACTCTTTACCATTGAAAGAAATGCTTACAGGAGGGATACAGCAACCTTTGATAGATGATCTAACAGCAAATAGTTCCTTATTAAACAACATTCGAGCAACTTTGACATCTATACAAATACCTGTGTTGGTGTTGGCAGGTTATGCAGATATATTAACAAACATCGATGCATTACTTGGTTTTGCTTCTCAAGATAAAAGATTTGGGCAAGAGTTGAGTAAAGTAAGAGAACAGCTAAAGGAATTGCAAAAGGAAAAGGATAAGATGGAAGAACCCTTGAAGCTACTGATAAATGGTGCGCTTAGCTCTCTTGAAGATACATTTGGAAGAATTATTGGTGATAAAAGGAATGACTCTTTTCTTCCATACTACAGTCAATATGCTGAACATATTTCAGTAAGTCCAAGCGTTATGCGTAATCCTAAACAAGGATATCACCACTTTTATGGTATGCAGTATCATAATGAAGTCTATAATGATATAGTAAGATTTGTTAATCAAGCTTTTGAGAACAAAAAATAA
- a CDS encoding DapH/DapD/GlmU-related protein produces the protein MKDPVIIVGTTALAHQALEILLQNDIVVYGFLAEKQLDKLTEINHIPILGNIEEDASYLEKIDKKLAVFIAIEQSTSRQQHIKKLSNQHQISFINLVHPLANLGFNTQLGIGNLIDAGTNISANSQLGNHCLVHKQVIIEYGATIQNFVQIGSGSIIGEQVTIEDNVFIGAGAAIVAGVHIGKGARIGAGSVVLESVKEKEVMLGNPAKPFKIS, from the coding sequence ATGAAAGATCCTGTGATTATAGTAGGTACAACTGCCTTAGCACACCAGGCATTAGAAATTCTTCTCCAGAATGATATTGTTGTTTATGGTTTTTTAGCAGAAAAACAATTAGATAAACTTACTGAAATTAACCATATACCTATTCTAGGGAATATAGAAGAGGATGCTTCTTACTTAGAAAAAATAGATAAAAAGCTTGCAGTTTTTATAGCTATAGAACAATCTACCAGCCGCCAACAGCACATTAAAAAACTTAGCAACCAACATCAAATTAGTTTTATTAATTTAGTACATCCATTAGCGAACCTCGGTTTTAATACTCAGCTAGGGATAGGAAATTTAATTGATGCGGGGACTAACATTAGCGCTAATAGCCAATTAGGTAACCACTGCCTTGTACACAAACAAGTGATTATTGAATATGGGGCAACTATTCAAAATTTTGTGCAAATAGGTAGCGGTAGTATTATTGGCGAACAAGTTACCATTGAAGATAATGTTTTTATTGGAGCAGGTGCAGCCATTGTAGCAGGAGTTCATATTGGCAAGGGTGCTAGAATAGGCGCTGGCTCAGTGGTTTTAGAATCTGTAAAAGAAAAAGAAGTAATGCTAGGCAACCCAGCTAAACCATTTAAAATAAGTTAA
- a CDS encoding UvrD-helicase domain-containing protein, whose product MSKLYIYRSAAGSGKTYVLVKAYLQLALRAPLYFQRILAVTFTNRATQEMKQRILNSLHDIAQGKESLLTQELNQANGWDSKELQKRAQAVLSKVLHNYDHFSVGTIDSFLQSIVRNFSKELGIQHGFTIEMDQETILNYIIDDVINTANQDKQLHQWLVNFAENKLLAGKSWHFKQALKQLGYELFTENFGQQERLLIEAINNKHKLATFLAELETGRLEFENSLQKLGKEAMQQIEVSGLEISDFSYGQRGIAGYLMGVSEKKGFTPTQRALTALESIEAWYSKTNSKKLSIVSLVQNSLQDILKEIITYYQAGHHIYHTTLAVQQFIYAFGIITHLLASLRNLRAEKNIMLISDAANLLRQVIAENDTPFIYEKVGSFYNHFLIDEFQDISDFQWQNLKPLISNGLATGHMSLLVGDAKQSIYRWRGSKWQLLSNKLEKEFTATKSLVLEHNWRSKPSIVHFNNTFFTQASKNLASHLQQEINQLEDNSTLKQQLNEQLQEIANVYAHAYQHIPAPVQSSQDQGYVEANFLCEADLQEEKSSWKEQIKQRLPALLEELQKDGFRLQDIALLVRSHAEGREISQSLLSYQHSEHAKPGYKYSAVSAESLYLGKSPWINIIISALKYLEDEIDILAKTELVYLYQIYVCKKEQGISHELFQQNRVENDHNLLPTEFISEFYCLTKLPLYERIVKLVSIFQLNTTASKPFIYTFQDIVLTYLQQNPAEHYNFLKWWEEKGNKHALPHMEGEEAIPIMTIHQAKGLQFKVVIVPFCAWNLDHNTYKPPIIWCSTDKAPFSTFPSLPLRYHKGLQETVYAQAYYEERMQVYLDHFNLLYVTLTRAEERLYIFSQQPGKNKLDTTADLLYRTISRPPLKFNDNEDSNKYFLKWEHYWQNDNQKLVIGNPIASNQQQ is encoded by the coding sequence ATGTCGAAGCTATATATATATAGATCTGCTGCTGGTTCTGGAAAGACGTATGTATTAGTGAAGGCTTATTTACAATTAGCGTTGAGAGCTCCCTTATACTTCCAAAGAATTCTAGCAGTAACTTTTACCAATCGTGCTACGCAGGAGATGAAGCAACGTATTCTTAACAGCTTGCATGACATAGCACAAGGTAAGGAAAGCCTTCTTACTCAAGAATTAAACCAAGCAAATGGATGGGATAGCAAAGAATTACAAAAACGTGCCCAAGCGGTACTCTCTAAGGTCTTACATAATTATGACCATTTTAGCGTAGGCACTATTGATAGTTTTTTACAAAGTATTGTTCGGAACTTCTCAAAGGAGCTTGGCATCCAACATGGATTTACCATAGAGATGGACCAAGAAACTATACTGAACTATATAATAGACGATGTAATTAATACAGCTAACCAAGACAAACAGCTACATCAATGGCTAGTTAATTTTGCTGAAAATAAACTCTTGGCTGGCAAATCCTGGCATTTTAAACAAGCACTTAAACAGCTAGGATATGAACTTTTTACAGAAAATTTTGGGCAGCAAGAAAGATTACTGATAGAAGCTATCAACAACAAACATAAGCTAGCTACATTTTTAGCAGAACTTGAAACAGGTAGGCTTGAATTTGAAAATAGTTTGCAGAAGCTTGGCAAAGAAGCTATGCAGCAAATAGAAGTTAGTGGGTTAGAAATATCAGACTTTTCTTATGGGCAACGTGGAATAGCAGGCTACTTAATGGGAGTATCTGAAAAAAAGGGCTTTACTCCTACCCAACGAGCTCTCACTGCTTTAGAATCTATAGAAGCTTGGTACAGTAAAACTAATTCTAAAAAGCTATCAATTGTATCCTTAGTACAAAATAGTTTACAAGACATTCTAAAAGAAATTATAACATACTACCAAGCAGGACATCATATTTATCATACAACACTTGCTGTACAACAGTTTATATATGCATTTGGTATTATTACACACCTATTAGCAAGTTTACGGAATCTGAGGGCTGAGAAGAATATAATGCTTATTTCAGATGCAGCTAACTTGCTACGACAGGTTATTGCTGAGAACGACACACCTTTTATATACGAAAAGGTAGGCTCTTTTTATAACCATTTCTTAATAGACGAATTTCAAGATATTTCAGATTTCCAATGGCAAAATCTAAAACCATTAATTAGCAATGGATTGGCTACAGGACATATGAGTTTATTGGTAGGCGATGCAAAGCAATCTATCTACCGATGGCGTGGAAGTAAGTGGCAGCTTTTATCGAATAAATTAGAAAAAGAATTTACAGCTACTAAAAGTTTAGTACTAGAGCACAACTGGCGTAGCAAACCCAGTATTGTACACTTTAACAATACCTTTTTTACGCAAGCGAGCAAAAATTTAGCAAGTCATCTACAACAAGAAATTAATCAATTAGAAGACAACAGCACTTTAAAACAACAGTTAAATGAGCAGCTTCAAGAGATAGCAAATGTTTATGCGCATGCTTACCAACATATACCAGCACCTGTGCAGTCAAGCCAAGATCAAGGTTATGTAGAAGCCAACTTTTTGTGTGAGGCAGATTTACAAGAAGAAAAATCTAGCTGGAAAGAACAAATCAAGCAACGTTTACCAGCCTTGTTAGAAGAATTACAAAAAGACGGCTTTAGATTGCAAGATATAGCTTTGCTAGTAAGAAGTCATGCAGAAGGACGTGAAATATCTCAAAGTTTACTCAGTTACCAGCACTCAGAACATGCAAAACCAGGGTACAAGTACTCAGCGGTTTCTGCTGAATCTCTTTATTTAGGGAAAAGCCCTTGGATAAATATAATAATTAGTGCGCTTAAATACTTAGAAGATGAGATAGATATACTAGCTAAAACAGAGCTCGTTTATTTATACCAAATATATGTTTGTAAAAAAGAACAAGGTATTTCTCATGAGCTTTTTCAGCAAAACCGTGTGGAAAATGACCATAATTTACTTCCTACCGAGTTTATATCAGAATTTTATTGTTTAACTAAGCTTCCATTATATGAACGCATAGTAAAATTAGTAAGTATTTTTCAGCTTAATACAACAGCAAGCAAACCTTTTATATATACTTTTCAAGATATTGTATTAACATATTTACAGCAAAATCCGGCAGAGCATTATAATTTTTTAAAATGGTGGGAAGAGAAAGGAAACAAGCATGCACTACCTCATATGGAAGGGGAAGAAGCCATACCTATTATGACCATTCACCAAGCAAAAGGATTGCAGTTCAAAGTAGTTATCGTTCCATTTTGTGCATGGAATCTTGACCATAATACTTATAAGCCACCTATCATTTGGTGTTCAACAGATAAAGCGCCTTTTTCAACTTTTCCCAGTTTGCCGCTTAGATACCATAAGGGATTACAAGAAACAGTATATGCACAAGCATATTATGAAGAACGTATGCAAGTATATTTAGATCATTTCAATTTGCTCTATGTAACGCTTACCAGGGCAGAAGAGCGATTGTATATATTTTCACAGCAACCTGGGAAGAATAAATTAGATACTACTGCTGACTTACTATACCGAACTATAAGTAGGCCACCCTTAAAATTTAATGATAACGAGGATAGCAACAAATATTTCTTGAAATGGGAACATTATTGGCAAAATGACAACCAAAAGTTAGTAATAGGAAACCCTATAGCTAGCAACCAGCAGCAGTAA
- a CDS encoding MutS-related protein, whose protein sequence is MERNIGRKIIQISSLTISFILGCFCNLLAKEKIYEKELPYAIASYYIPSLSSHKQESKQVSINKKKRQQIWEAKLPSLSKQEKAAIIFEQIFAKSPAINSLQAQQEPILNNYAWHDLKLFYGTNSNPKCNLLHQIDRTISWLGKGVLAIFIATPTSSIQELRTRQSIIQFLLKEDFTFNQLIKVYQDYTYIEENLLSFWSNHDPLFNRFYKSFIQNTLYFNLPNSSRYNKASRALELRKRLYFDSVLALHGTSISFQSYYLFKVLTDRATFKRIISKDHPMWIRILAWYPLATIPIEILSIKKHYDSWSTPLKYLAARLADIQQWVLLAKEVNTIVAGCPELENLYGKYLINIRKLLAQPNTTEMGRLIDRLCSLPLKKWSVFFNNNGKLLQTYKLFVKHKNKFTDALYDFGRLDTFLSIAQLLKETQSTQRKTTYTFTRFLDRSEESKPYISLVDMWSPFLDVKKAITNTITMSSEREVRNMILTGPNAGGKSVFISGMAISLLLSQTLGIAPASSATITPFNKINTYLDVSGDIAEGKSLFMAEVQRAQQQLDTIMGLQEGEFSFSVMDEIFSGTNPLEGEAAAYSIVHYLSKYTNNLSIVATHFPKLTLLPERAPHSGFANYKVFVGVQKETGQLIYTYKVAPGKSNQTIALDILKEQGYDIKMLEEAKDILSHPEHYQASF, encoded by the coding sequence GTGGAGAGAAATATAGGGCGTAAAATAATACAGATTAGTAGCTTAACTATAAGTTTTATACTAGGATGTTTCTGTAATCTCCTAGCTAAAGAAAAAATTTATGAAAAAGAGTTGCCTTACGCCATAGCTTCTTATTATATACCATCTCTTTCAAGCCATAAACAGGAGTCTAAGCAGGTATCCATTAATAAAAAAAAGCGACAACAAATTTGGGAGGCAAAGTTGCCGTCTTTAAGTAAACAAGAAAAGGCAGCTATTATATTTGAGCAGATATTTGCCAAAAGCCCAGCTATTAATAGTTTACAAGCTCAACAAGAACCCATCTTAAATAATTATGCTTGGCATGACCTAAAATTATTTTATGGTACTAATTCTAATCCTAAATGTAATCTGCTTCATCAGATTGATAGAACAATAAGTTGGTTAGGTAAAGGAGTACTGGCCATATTTATAGCAACGCCTACAAGTAGTATACAAGAGTTGCGTACTAGACAAAGTATCATACAATTTCTTTTAAAAGAAGACTTCACTTTTAATCAACTTATAAAAGTTTACCAAGATTATACTTATATAGAAGAAAACTTGTTATCATTTTGGTCTAACCATGACCCCCTTTTTAATCGTTTTTATAAAAGCTTTATTCAAAACACTTTATACTTTAACCTTCCTAACAGTAGCAGATATAATAAGGCAAGCCGTGCATTAGAGCTACGTAAAAGGCTTTATTTTGATTCAGTACTAGCTTTACATGGTACTTCCATTAGCTTTCAAAGTTATTATCTATTTAAAGTATTAACAGATCGGGCTACATTTAAAAGGATAATTTCTAAAGATCATCCTATGTGGATTAGAATATTAGCTTGGTATCCTTTAGCTACTATCCCTATAGAAATACTTAGTATTAAAAAGCACTATGATAGTTGGTCAACGCCTTTAAAATACTTAGCCGCCCGGCTAGCTGATATACAGCAATGGGTATTGTTAGCTAAAGAAGTAAATACTATTGTAGCTGGTTGTCCGGAATTAGAAAACCTATATGGAAAATATTTAATAAACATAAGAAAGCTACTTGCTCAACCTAATACTACGGAAATGGGAAGGCTTATTGATCGTCTTTGTAGCTTGCCACTAAAAAAATGGTCTGTATTTTTTAATAACAATGGTAAGCTATTACAAACTTACAAGTTGTTTGTAAAGCACAAAAATAAGTTTACAGATGCATTATATGACTTTGGTAGGCTCGATACTTTTTTATCTATAGCTCAGTTGCTAAAAGAAACACAGAGTACCCAGAGAAAAACTACTTATACTTTTACTCGATTTCTTGACCGTAGCGAAGAGTCTAAGCCATACATATCGCTTGTTGATATGTGGAGTCCTTTTTTAGATGTAAAGAAGGCTATTACTAATACCATTACAATGAGTAGTGAGCGTGAAGTGCGCAATATGATTTTAACGGGCCCTAATGCTGGTGGAAAGTCAGTGTTCATAAGTGGTATGGCCATAAGCTTATTGCTAAGCCAGACATTAGGAATTGCTCCTGCAAGCTCGGCTACCATTACACCATTTAATAAAATTAACACTTACTTAGATGTTTCGGGTGATATTGCTGAAGGTAAATCGCTTTTTATGGCAGAGGTACAGCGTGCTCAGCAACAACTTGATACTATCATGGGCTTGCAGGAAGGTGAATTCAGCTTTAGTGTTATGGACGAAATATTTAGTGGTACTAATCCTCTAGAAGGTGAGGCCGCTGCTTACAGTATTGTTCATTATCTTTCAAAGTATACTAATAATTTAAGTATTGTAGCTACTCATTTCCCCAAATTAACGTTGCTACCAGAGCGGGCCCCACATAGTGGCTTTGCTAACTATAAGGTTTTTGTAGGTGTACAGAAAGAGACTGGCCAACTAATTTATACTTACAAAGTAGCACCAGGAAAATCTAACCAAACAATTGCTTTAGATATTTTAAAAGAGCAAGGTTATGATATAAAGATGTTAGAAGAAGCAAAGGACATACTATCCCATCCAGAGCATTATCAGGCTAGTTTTTAA
- a CDS encoding IS1 family transposase (programmed frameshift): MNCPRCNNAQSCKDGIVRSKQRYQCKSCRFRYTLNHKSNIKPLSIKRKALQLYLEGLGFRAIGRILEISYGTVYQWVKACGDQVSLPESQGEVEIVEMDEIHTYVGSKKALCWIWIAVDRLSKRFLSYVCGDRSTKTGLKLWEQVKGIGKLYYSDYWKSYQQFIPKDKHLQSKSETYTVEGYNSLIRHYLARFKRKGKCYSKQVHMIGKSLNLLMAKLNNQLSILF, encoded by the exons ATGAATTGTCCTCGATGTAATAATGCTCAAAGCTGTAAAGATGGGATCGTTAGAAGCAAACAGCGTTATCAGTGTAAAAGTTGCCGTTTCCGCTACACACTTAACCATAAATCAAATATCAAACCGCTATCCATTAAGCGCAAAGCCTTACAATTATACCTGGAAGGTTTAGGCTTTCGAGCTATTGGACGTATACTTGAGATAAGCTATGGCACAGTTTATCAATGGGTAAAAGCATGTGGAGATCAAGTAAGTTTACCAGAAAGCCAAGGTGAAGTAGAGATAGTCGAGATGGATGAGATACATACTTATGTAGGCTCAAAAAAAGCCCT CTGTTGGATATGGATAGCTGTCGATAGACTCAGTAAACGCTTTCTCTCTTACGTGTGTGGAGACCGTTCAACAAAAACAGGACTAAAGCTATGGGAACAGGTCAAAGGTATAGGCAAGCTATATTATAGTGACTACTGGAAAAGCTACCAGCAGTTTATTCCAAAAGACAAACACTTACAAAGCAAATCAGAGACATATACTGTGGAAGGATATAATAGTTTGATCAGACACTATTTAGCTAGATTTAAGCGTAAAGGTAAGTGTTATAGCAAGCAGGTACATATGATTGGAAAATCGCTTAACCTGCTTATGGCTAAACTAAATAATCAGTTATCTATCTTGTTTTAA